A stretch of the Theileria equi strain WA chromosome 1, complete sequence genome encodes the following:
- a CDS encoding signal peptide-containing protein (encoded by transcript BEWA_025770A): protein MNVLWDLCLILWIGSSIATITTSGRRMCTTVRANNRARQNIQTSDRGVPNAPTTVPSGLVLDLEKPDDKLYQSFDYDTDGIPTRFIVPKDDNVITSVKEGSLEVWKASGDNVACAFVTLRLSDGKPVIAQLTKNTNGNPMVIFVKKDGTWKVTDDYKGELNKLRRTTESVENFTLDLSANQDTPNCRIFDTKLYGVPVRFYAPKFGFHATKMSFGGTELWTNAPESNKRIFLLIAGLGNGELKTINAFIRDPNNGSELLYYGFKDGKWENISKDEYNKKFEGLKK, encoded by the coding sequence ATGAACGTTTTGTGGGATTTATGTCTGATCCTATGGATTGGGTCATCTATCGCTACTATAACGACTTcaggaagaaggatgtgTACAACGGTAAGGGCAAATAATAGAGCCAGGCAAAATATTCAAACGAGCGACCGAGGTGTTCCGAATGCTCCAACTACAGTACCTTCCGGGTTGGTTCTTGACCTTGAAAAGCCAGATGATAAGCTGTACCAGTCCTTTGACTATGACACAGATGGAATTCCTACGAGATTCATTGTgccaaaggatgataatgTAATAACTTCAGTCAAGGAAGGTTCTTTAGAAGTATGGAaagcttctggagataatgtCGCATGCGCATTTGTAACTCTTCGTCTGAGCGACGGCAAACCTGTAATTGCACAACTAACTAAAAATACCAATGGAAATCCAATGGTTATATTTGTAAAGAAAGATGGTACATGGAAGGTAACAGACGACTACAAGGGTGAACTCAATAAGCTCAGAAGAACTACAGAGTCTGTAGAAAACTTTACTCTTGATCTTTCTGCTAACCAGGATACTCCAAACTGCAGAATCTTTGATACCAAGCTTTATGGAGTCCCAGTCCGTTTTTATGCCCCTAAATTTGGCTTTCATGCTACAAAAATGTCCTTTGGAGGAACTGAGCTCTGGACAAATGCTCCTGAATCGAATAAGAGAATCTTCCTTTTGATAGCTGGGTTGGGTAATGGAGAACTGAAGACCATTAATGCATTCATAAGGGATCCAAACAATGGCTCTGAGTTGTTATATTACGGatttaaagatggaaagtggGAGAATATCAgtaaggatgaatataacaAGAAGTTTGAGGGGTTGAAGAAATAG
- a CDS encoding haloacid dehalogenase-like hydrolase family member protein (encoded by transcript BEWA_025780A) produces the protein MIFPLLALLASFAFGNGIDINQEKTNDRIRIERTLLRFVPLTKFIPKYRVKVRKVFDGDTLIWEEDNTYAVDVWLYFMGDDCLVDILTISDYHEGGNRYFVKVIINEYLREPIEAVPMAIEESTGSRELDAFSVESAAIEEGTSDSLVVEKDDDDGTDTDSVNTTDSIDDYLDTTDEEDEFVDAMESLPTAAEGDLETEAPSEDTTVQTPKPVDEGAMAEPTPSEEIHYPATIPFREKKVTKVIWKQVTKVEFDHLLKELEKLVLKPRVRGPSHSDFVRPTYPPKYFAIDIMRTFYSRDPKVMKENMESFGEARRSGYVLFFCTAETYLFTLNLMGPEFVSKTGYAGLPGVYNNGALVYDENGEVVLRKVFAKEFMRAFFINLGKHCTSNRCRFYTIDGSFTITDDKENYTINFRGLRRRKVLLEELLELPYIGISLKYKNVNIKGYINGIDYFGRPVKDGLYLISQVGVNKASGVAALMAHYNIPANACAFIGDGFNDIDIMEQSDFSFAVGNAPDPVKKHAKWVMERSYDEAAVSEVIYAMYGTGGLSDVHIWRGEGYVSSSDERTYL, from the coding sequence ATGATATTCCCATTATTAGCCTTGCTAGCATCCTTTGCATTTGGAAATGGAATTGATATCAATCAAGAAAAGACAAATGATAGAATTAGAATTGAGAGGACGCTTTTACGCTTTGTCCCACTCACAAaatttataccaaaataTAGAGTCAAGGTGCGGAAGGTTTTCGACGGTGATACTTTGATTTGGGAGGAAGACAATACCTACGCTGTAGACGTCTGGCTCTACTTTATGGGAGACGACTGTTTGGTGGATATTCTGACTATTTCAGATTACCATGAAGGTGGAAACAGATACTTTGTAAAGgttattataaatgaatatTTGAGAGAACCTATTGAAGCAGTTCCAATGGCCATTGAAGAGTCCACTGGATCGAGGGAACTCGACGCATTTTCGGTAGAATCGGCAGCTATTGAAGAAGGAACAAGTGATTCTCTTGTAGTTGAGAAAGATGATGATGACGGAACAGATACAGACTCTGTCAACACAACGGATTCTATAGATGACTATCTCGATACCACagatgaagaggatgaatttgTGGATGCCATGGAATCCTTGCCAACCGCAGCCGAGGGCGATTTAGAGACTGAGGCTCCATCAGAGGATACTACTGTTCAGACTCCAAAACCTGTAGATGAAGGAGCAATGGCGGAGCCCACTCCCTCAGAAGAGATACATTATCCTGCCACCATTCCATTCCGCGAAAAGAAGGTGACAAAAGTGATATGGAAACAAGTCACAAAGGTAGAATTTGATCACCTGCTCAAGGAACTTGAAAAACTGGTACTTAAGCCGAGGGTACGTGGCCCAAGTCACTCGGATTTTGTTCGACCGACATATCCACCAAAATATTTCGCCATTGATATCATGCGCACCTTTTATAGCAGAGACCCAAAGGTTATGAAGGAGAACATGGAGTCATTTGGTGAAGCCAGGAGGAGTGGATACGttttattcttttgcaCGGCTGAAACTTACTTATTTACATTGAATTTAATGGGTCCAGAATTTGTGAGTAAAACTGGATATGCAGGACTCCCAGGAGTGTATAACAACGGCGCTCTAGTATATGACGAGAATGGTGAAGTTGTACTCCGCAAAGTCTTTGCAAAAGAATTCATGAGGGCTTTTTTCATTAACCTCGGCAAGCATTGCACGTCAAATAGATGCAGATTCTACACAATTGATGGTAGCTTTACAATAacagatgataaagagaatTATACGATAAACTTCCGAGGACTTCGACGCCGGAAGGTTTTACTCGAGGAGTTACTCGAACTCCCATACATTGGCATCTCACTGAAATACAAAAACGTCAACATCAAGGGCTATATCAATGGGATTGACTATTTTGGAAGGCCAGTAAAGGACGGTTTATACCTCATTTCTCAAGTTGGAGTTAACAAGGCGTCCGGAGTGGCTGCACTGATGGCTCACTACAATATTCCTGCAAATGCATGCGCTTTTATCGGTGATGGATTTAATGATATAGACATAATGGAGCAGTCAGATTTTTCATTTGCAGTTGGAAATGCGCCAGACCCTGTCAAGAAACACGCAAAATGGGTGATGGAAAGATCATATGATGAGGCCGCTGTATCGGAGGTAATTTATGCCATGTATGGCACTGGAGGACTCTCAGATGTCCATATATGGCGTGGAGAAGGCTATGTAAGCAGTTCAGATGAAAGAACCTATCTGTGA
- a CDS encoding hypothetical protein (encoded by transcript BEWA_025790A) has protein sequence MQIVKSGKKVICGTQSGSLCFFSYGFWGDINDIIIVNKDTVNGIAKISEDLVCTSGDDGEIYIVSIHPNKVIGTFKKYKRLGTPKSTDSIVVNHDKTLLGLRFTIHTTQIAFVGDLEGIYVTSTQEVHSDHKDDFFNDL, from the exons ATGCAGATTGTCAAG TCTGGCAAAAAGGTCATCTGTGGTACCCAGTCCGGATCGCTTTGCTTCTTTTCATATGGATTTTGGGGAGACATAAACGATATAATTATAGTAAACAAGGACACAGTCAATGGTATCGCTAAAATAAGCGAAGACCTCGTCTGCACAAGTGGAGATGATGGAGAAATTTACATTGTTAGTATACATCCAAATAAAGTCATTGgtacatttaaaaaatacaaacgCCTGGGTACACCGAAATCTACCGATTCAATCGTCGTTAATCATGACAAGACGTTGCTAGGTTTGCGGTTCACTATTCATACAACTCAAATAGCCTTTGTCGGAGACTTGGAGGGAATTTACGTCACCAGTACTCAAGAGGTTCACAGCGACCATAAAGATGATTTCTTTAATGATTTGTAA
- a CDS encoding signal peptide-containing protein (encoded by transcript BEWA_025800A) produces MRILAVLWTVCLVRLCSAGSLCCFRGSKTNDDDNAVITVQGGSNEVSTENLRAVPPQPTEPKEEDATEAPQSVPSEGYPQELDAQSAGHVDPTPISLDLASPDKDKSQSFDYYFGTNAVQLIVPKKGVSVSKLMNGTEDIYTLSSEETFQYAKVYLNNDGQPELALITLGTSSGHSQKAYSKNGSKWEPCTDSNAKMLSLKTPTGARFCTSVDLSLETSTDNCTVFEVELLGVTTKQIYPKLGYFANKVKDRNKDLWTPSEPSGVCLSCLIYRKGDKELLEMIVVEKNSIAYKYFERVGDEWKSIEKDLFLKKLKEIKSGATNQSEETPPKDTTLQTDNPTVVPPSEESITPPKPSR; encoded by the coding sequence ATGAGGATATTGGCAGTGTTATGGACAGTATGCCTAGTAAGGCTTTGTAGCGCAGGATCTCTTTGCTGTTTTAGAGGAAGTAAGACAAATGACGATGATAATGCTGTTATAACAGTACAAGGAGGTTCTAATGAAGTCTCTACGGAGAATCTCAGAGCAGTTCCACCTCAACCAACTGAAcctaaggaagaggatGCTACAGAAGCTCCTCAGTCTGTTCCTAGTGAAGGATATCCACAGGAATTAGATGCTCAGTCTGCTGGACATGTTGACCCTACTCCCATTAGTCTAGACCTTGCCAGTCCCGATAAGGACAAGTCTCAGTCCTTCGACTATTACTTTGGTACAAACGCAGTTCAACTCattgttccaaagaaggGTGTTAGTGTCTCCAAGCTAATGAATGGAACTGAAGATATCTACACTCTCTCATCCGAGGAGACATTCCAATATGCCAAAGTTTACCTCAATAACGATGGTCAACCTGAACTTGCGTTGATTACTCTCGGGACATCTTCTGGTCATTCACAGAAGGCGTActccaagaatggaagTAAATGGGAGCCTTGCACTGATAGTAACGCCAAGATGCTAAGTTTAAAGACCCCTACCGGAGCGAGGTTCTGCACTTCAGTTGACCTTTCATTGGAAACTAGCACTGACAATTGCACTGTCTTTGAAGTAGAATTACTAGGCGTAACTACAAAACAAATCTATCCTAAGCTTGGGTACTTTGCCAATAAAGTAAAGGATAGAAATAAGGACCTGTGGACTCCTTCAGAACCATCGGGTGTTTGCCTTTCTTGCCTTATTTACAGGAAAGGCGATAAGGAGCTACTTGAGATGATTGTGGTAGAGAAAAATTCAATTGCCTATAAATACTTTGAGAGAGTTGGAGACGAATGGAAATCCATCGAGAAGGAtctatttttaaagaaactaaaggagataaagAGTGGAGCGACTAACCAGTCTGAAGAAACTCCTCCTAAAGATACTACTCTTCAGActgataatcctactgTAGTACCTCCTAGTGAAGAGTCGATTACTCCACCTAAACCATCTCGATAG
- a CDS encoding hypothetical protein (encoded by transcript BEWA_025810A) — protein sequence MSGMLTLKIDGKCDGQCTCTGSSNIPNLKAKKVTDIGGVTNFTKYTHSVPGGGTFTLSGQLSNGGKIGSGNNMEYVQSIAVYFWNGNPSDPILLGIKRTGDNGNITTSYYGKNNPGSNDWNVPLDGMDELQALDDQNCKHNNVIPLNIEGSQSISLPKESNSECIQNRRIMSTRSPDSPPGSDYTVKAQKITDIDGRDSNGTKISRVTYNGNPVEITLPKGYEVSKIRIFSYPGGTGASVPLMFELKSTGGGNSTFYTTKNQKGTSWTEADNGNSFYGKGNPTPLPALAERLDKVLCSQGYVTLNLSFKNSEEHQRGGAYCCDEHNKKKVTVNKDSVKSSQGITFYKHDVDYESKVAGIYYTVGGERKRIRIPNLENSGDGSVKFYTFYSNNGSKEPRLIYLDSTGQPNAKGWFQPSNSPSNDTWEPFQDIPKEITPENIGKDKTGDSNSKKHVEELKCIIYGICTLHPHNPLLSNLDLINLLDIKVELVPVLLLLLAKLTFKNLIEMDLMVEDLLKD from the coding sequence atgagtggtATGTTAACTTTAAAGatagatggaaaatgtgaTGGACAATGTACTTGCACAGGTAGTAGTAACATACCTAACCTCAAGGCCAAAAAGGTTACTGATATTGGTGGTGTCACCAACTTCACGAAATATACTCACAGTGTTCCAGGCGGAGGTACATTCACTCTCAGTGGACAGCTCAGTAATGGAGGAAAAATAGGATCGGGAAATAACATGGAATATGTGCAGAGCATAGCAgtatacttttggaatGGCAATCCTAGTGATCCTATCCTTCTTGGAATCAAAAGGACCGGTGACAATGGTAACATCACAACCAGCTATTATGGCAAGAATAACCCTGGTAGTAACGACTGGAATGTTCCACTAGATGGTATGGATGAATTACAGGCACTTGATGATCAGAATTGCAAACATAATAACGTCATCCCTTTAAATATAGAGGGCTCTCAATCCATTTCTCTCCCCAAAGAATCAAACTCTGAATGCATACAGAACAGAAGGATAATGTCTACACGATCACCTGACTCTCCCCCTGGGAGTGACTATACTGTTAAAGCACAGAAGATAACTGATATTGATGGTAGAGACAGTAATGGTACAAAgatatccagagtaaccTATAATGGTAATCCTGTGGAAATTACTCTCCCAAAAGGTTATGAGGTATCAAAAATTAGAATATTCTCATACCCAGGGGGCACAGGTGCTAGTGTTCCTCTTATGTTTGAGCTCAAATCAACAGGTGGAGGCAATTCTACATTTTATACAACTAAGAACCAAAAAGGTACTAGTTGGACAGAAGCTGATAATGGTAACAGCTTCTATGGTAAAGGCAATCCTACTCCACTACCTGCCCTTGCCGAACGACTTGATAAGGTATTATGTTCGCAAGGTTATGTTACCCTAAATCTGTCTTTTAAGAATTCCGAGGAACATCAGCGTGGAGGAGCCTATTGTTGTGATGAACATAATAAAAAGAAGGTCACTGTTAATAAGGATTCAGTCAAAAGTTCCCAAGGTATTACATTCTATAAACATGATGTTGATTACGAATCTAAAGTAGCTGGTATCTACTATACCGTTGGAGGTGaaagaaagagaataaGGATTCCTAACCTCGaaaattctggagatgGCTCGGTAAAGTTCTATACCTTTTATTCCAACAATGGTAGCAAGGAACCAAGACTTATATATCTAGATTCTACTGGACAACCCAATGCTAAAGGTTGGTTCCAGCCAAGCAACTCTCCTAGTAATGATACATGGGAACCATTCCAGGATATACCTAAGGAAATAACGCCAGAAAACATTGGAAAAGACAAAACTGGTGACAGTAACTCTAAAAAACATGTAGAGGAACTGAAGTGTATAATCTACGGAATATGTACTCTCCACCCTCACAACCCCCTCCTCAGCAACCTGGACCTAATCAACCTTCTGGACATCAAGGTGGAGCTGGTCCCGGTACTACTGTTACTTCTGGCCAAGCTAACCTTCAAGAATCTGATAGAGATGGACTTAATGGTAGAGGATCTGCTGAAGGACTAA
- a CDS encoding eukaryotic translation initiation factor 4E type, putative (encoded by transcript BEWA_025820A), with protein sequence MSEAVPAANGTKKYPFLTFNRNTEDHAKLSQLFESAKINLETPLALKNKWVIWEQIVKMNDHGHNVDYKEHTKPLVSFDSVQAFWNLWFNIPQPSELSTTKRISRECSDGSEHFIDAIMVFRDGVQPMWEDPLNKDGGHFDYRFRPADISPLTIDEYWNNIILGLVGSTIPLGNLITGVRLVDKLNSRNPVIRIEVWFQNLGTSNDPTQLMKSIGTCMARKLDGSIGPLPKGDLKWH encoded by the exons ATGTCAGAGGCTGTTCCGGCGGCAAACGGAACTAAAAAGTATCCATTTTTAACGTTTAATAGAAATACTGAGGATCATGCTAAACTTTCACAACTTTTTGAATCG GCAAAAATTAATCTTGAAACCCCTCTTGCTCTGAAGAACAAATGGGTGATATGGGAGcaaattgtaaaaatgaACGATCACGGACATAATGTAGACTATAAAGAACACACAAAGCCATTGGTTTCCTTCGACTCTGTCCAA GCATTTTGGAACCTTTGGTTCAATATACCCCAGCCGAGCGAGCTCTCTACGACAAAGAGAATCTCTAGGGAGTGCTCGGATGGATCAGAACATTTTATAGACGCCATAATGGTCTTTAGAGATGGAGTCCAACCAATGTGGGAGGACCCATTGAATAAAGACGGAGGTCATTTTGATTACAGATTCAGACCCGCCGACATTAGTCCACTCACTATAGACGAATATTGGAATAATATAATCCTCGGACTCGTAGGATCCACTATACCACTAGGAAATTTAATCACCGGAGTCCGATTG GTCGACAAGCTAAACAGCCGTAATCCCGTGATACGTATCGAAGTTTGGTTTCAGAATCTCGGAACTTCAA ACGATCCAACGCAGCTAATGAAGTCTATTGGAACCTGTATGGCCCGGAAACTT GACGGGTCCATTGGACCCCTTCCAAAGGGAGACTTGAAGTGGCACTAG
- a CDS encoding hypothetical protein (encoded by transcript BEWA_025830A) yields MNMSYPFKPVNSQGSVEKQVCSLARIRKGTPHTFGGMTGTARMAGTEALMQNLYNLTTYYNAVIIHLNIQCE; encoded by the coding sequence ATGAACATGAGTTACCCATTTAAACCTGTGAATTCACAAGGCTCGGTGGAAAAACAAGTTTGTTCCCTTGCAAGAATTAGGAAGGGGACACCTCACACATTTGGAGGTATGACCGGTACGGCCAGAATGGCCGGTACAGAGGCACTAATGCAGAATTTGTATAATCTGACTACATATTACAATGCAGTTATAATACACCTGAATATACAATGCGAGTAA
- a CDS encoding signal peptide-containing protein (encoded by transcript BEWA_025840A) → MNVFFILVATCLVGLCHCQGSRFSGNRLIIEVLDDYAEDEVVISHIADETRKGGSSGKRQIWDLANGTAYEVEYTLSSARRYSDEKVADVAVDESPVPQTSRHTTTLDISSPDEDKSQSFDYTFTANAIRLVVPNKDVSVSKLVNGTEEVYTLSSGETLDHAKVYLNKDGKPELVLVVTKTSSASKECYLELKDSKWVPCSNIEERIKGLRDPAEWESDFDIDISSISDTTECSIFETELLGVTTKYIYPKAGHNAMNVNDGSKELWKSAISVNRSGPGEGSDACLSCLIHKNGSMELLEMIVVERLTRRYNYFEKVDGKWTSIDKKDYDKKLKDLKNDVTNQSSVEESKKSSRESPNPSSHPSTTTSS, encoded by the coding sequence atgaatgtCTTTTTCATTCTTGTGGCAACCTGTCTAGTAGGACTTTGTCATTGCCAAGGCTCCAGATTTTCCGGCAACAGACTTATTATCGAGGTTCTAGACGACTATGCAGAGGATGAAGTTGTGATTAGTCATATTGCAGATGAGACAAGGAAAGGTGGATCTAGCGGCAAAAGACAGATCTGGGATCTGGCAAACGGAACTGCCTATGAAGTAGAGTACACACTGTCATCGGCTCGTAGATAcagtgatgaaaaggtagCAGATGTGGCAGTGGACGAATCTCCAGTTCCTCAAACATCTAGACACACTACTACTCTTGATATATCCAGTCCAGATGAGGACAAGTCTCAGTCCTTCGACTATACCTTTACTGCAAACGCAATAAGGCTAGTTGTCCCTAATAAGGATGTAAGCGTCTCTAAACTCGTGAATGGAACTGAAGAGGTTTATACTCTATCCTCCGGAGAAACACTTGACCATGCTAAAGTGTACCTTaacaaggatggtaaaCCCGAGCTAGTTCTTGTTGTGACAAAGACATCTAGCGCTTCTAAGGAGTGCTATCTTGAACTAAAGGATAGTAAGTGGGTACCATGCAGTAACATTGAAGAGAGGATAAAGGGTTTAAGGGATCCTGCAGAATGGGAATCAGACTTTGATATTGACATCTCCTCAATTTCTGATACCACTGAATGCAGCATATTTGAGACAGAGTTATTGGGAGTTACCACTAAATACATTTATCCAAAGGCTGGACATAATGCCATGAATGTTAATGATGGGAGTAAAGAGTTATGGAAATCTGCAATATCTGTTAATAGATCTGGACCCGGAGAGGGCTCAGATGCTTGCCTTTCTTGTCTTATTCATAAGAATGGATCTATGGAACTACTTGAGATGATTGTGGTTGAAAGATTAACAAGGAGGTATAActactttgaaaaggtagatGGAAAGTGGACCTCCATAGACAAGAAAGATTATGATAAGAAGCTAAAGGACCTCAAGAATGATGTGACTAATCAGTCTTCTGTAGAAGAGTCTAAAAAATCTTCCAGAGAGTCTCCTAATCCTTCTTCACAtccttctactactacttcATCGTAA